A window of Microbacterium luteolum contains these coding sequences:
- a CDS encoding ABC transporter permease, giving the protein MNLFADAIAWMLAPAQWTGNYALPKLLGEHLALTAISVLIAAIIALPLGWLIGHTGRGREIAVAVSGAARAIPAFGLMVLLVLLLGVLRVPEAAIATFVLLAIPSLLAGAYTGLEAIDRRVIDAARAMGMTEWQIFWKVEVRLGLPLLVGGIRSALLQVIATVTIAAYVNLGGLGWPIIQGIPLRRFDQVLGGALIVAVLALLVDLLLAAAQHAAVPRGLRTGRPARRRTRPLTPAPAPAASTA; this is encoded by the coding sequence GCTCGCCCCGGCGCAGTGGACGGGGAACTACGCGCTGCCCAAGCTCCTCGGCGAGCACCTCGCCCTCACCGCGATCTCGGTGCTGATCGCCGCGATCATCGCCCTGCCGCTCGGCTGGCTGATCGGTCACACCGGCCGCGGCCGCGAGATCGCCGTCGCGGTCTCGGGCGCAGCGCGGGCCATCCCCGCCTTCGGTCTCATGGTGCTGCTGGTCCTCCTTCTCGGAGTGCTCCGAGTTCCCGAGGCGGCCATCGCCACCTTCGTGCTCCTCGCGATCCCCTCGCTCCTCGCCGGCGCCTACACGGGCCTCGAGGCGATCGACCGCCGCGTGATCGATGCGGCGCGGGCCATGGGCATGACCGAGTGGCAGATCTTCTGGAAGGTCGAAGTGCGCCTCGGCCTGCCCCTGCTCGTCGGCGGTATCCGCTCCGCGCTCCTGCAGGTCATCGCGACCGTCACGATCGCCGCCTACGTCAACCTCGGCGGACTCGGCTGGCCGATCATCCAGGGCATCCCGTTGCGTCGATTCGATCAGGTTCTCGGCGGCGCGCTCATCGTCGCGGTGCTCGCGCTGCTCGTCGACCTGCTCCTCGCCGCCGCACAACACGCTGCGGTTCCGCGCGGGCTCCGCACCGGTCGCCCGGCACGCCGGCGCACCCGTCCGCTCACCCCGGCTCCCGCGCCGGCGGCATCCACCGCCTGA